The bacterium genome includes a region encoding these proteins:
- a CDS encoding HAD-IIIA family hydrolase: AVETFKAAGWLVYVVSNQSVVARGLASRADVDAVTAKLAREVGPVDGVYYCYHKPEDGCDCRKPEPGLLLEALAAAADAGPVEECWMVGDSARDVEAGRRAGCRTAVVLTGHLTAREAKELEPRADVVADNVREVTEIITRLHPG; this comes from the coding sequence GCGGTGGAGACGTTCAAGGCCGCCGGGTGGTTGGTCTACGTCGTGTCGAACCAGTCCGTCGTCGCCCGGGGGCTCGCCTCGCGGGCGGACGTAGACGCCGTGACCGCTAAATTGGCCCGCGAGGTCGGCCCGGTAGACGGCGTATATTATTGTTATCATAAACCGGAAGACGGCTGCGACTGCCGCAAACCCGAGCCGGGTTTGTTGCTCGAAGCCCTCGCGGCGGCCGCCGACGCCGGCCCGGTCGAAGAATGTTGGATGGTGGGGGACAGCGCGCGCGACGTCGAGGCCGGCCGGCGCGCCGGCTGCCGCACCGCCGTCGTGCTCACCGGCCATTTAACCGCCCGGGAGGCGAAGGAGCTCGAGCCGCGCGCCGACGTCGTCGCGGATAACGTGCGGGAGGTTACCGAAATAATTACGCGTCTTCACCCGGGTTAA
- a CDS encoding biopolymer transporter ExbD → MAGADMPAAGGGKGVRRRISIYIDMTPMVDVIILLLIFFFMTSQFKEPAAVEVTLPKPGAGEKFVKVKESNVLTIKVDEAGKVYVVDTRYREGKEVSLEELGKYIGASQQKNENLITIIDVSPQAEYSRMMDVLDEFKMASEQTGVKKISLQLEEAPETAATAEAGG, encoded by the coding sequence ATGGCCGGCGCAGATATGCCAGCCGCGGGAGGCGGCAAAGGCGTTAGAAGAAGGATCAGCATCTACATCGACATGACGCCGATGGTGGACGTTATCATACTGCTGCTCATCTTCTTCTTTATGACCTCCCAATTCAAAGAACCGGCCGCGGTGGAGGTAACGTTGCCCAAGCCGGGGGCCGGTGAGAAGTTCGTCAAGGTCAAAGAATCCAACGTCCTGACCATAAAGGTCGACGAGGCCGGTAAGGTCTACGTCGTCGATACGCGGTACCGGGAAGGGAAAGAAGTATCGCTCGAAGAATTGGGCAAATACATCGGCGCTTCCCAACAGAAAAACGAAAACCTCATCACGATTATCGACGTCTCGCCCCAGGCGGAATACTCGCGGATGATGGACGTCTTGGACGAATTCAAAATGGCGTCGGAGCAAACGGGCGTGAAGAAGATCTCGCTCCAGCTCGAGGAGGCGCCCGAGACGGCGGCGACGGCCGAGGCGGGCGGCTAA
- a CDS encoding biopolymer transporter ExbD produces the protein MLRKMQRRVQVRIDMTPMVDVIILLLIFFFMTATFKEPDAVEVTLPSAAAGVKIPKDVDIVSVVIDGQGVVYVNNIPIERQGDITEKVKTARIEALNAGVPPDKIIFNVRAAERVEYGILISVMKELQAANILVFNLEVQKEEGAW, from the coding sequence ATGCTACGGAAAATGCAGCGGCGGGTTCAAGTCCGCATCGACATGACGCCGATGGTGGACGTCATCATATTGCTGTTGATATTCTTCTTTATGACGGCCACCTTCAAAGAACCGGACGCCGTAGAGGTCACGTTGCCTTCCGCGGCCGCCGGCGTAAAGATCCCCAAAGACGTCGATATCGTCTCGGTCGTCATCGACGGCCAGGGCGTCGTCTACGTCAACAATATACCCATCGAGCGTCAGGGCGACATTACGGAAAAAGTTAAAACAGCGCGTATCGAGGCTTTGAACGCGGGGGTCCCGCCGGATAAAATAATTTTCAACGTACGCGCCGCGGAGAGAGTCGAGTACGGCATACTCATCTCGGTTATGAAAGAGCTGCAGGCCGCCAACATCCTCGTCTTCAACCTGGAAGTCCAAAAAGAAGAAGGCGCCTGGTAA